One region of Vibrio sp. FE10 genomic DNA includes:
- a CDS encoding TetR/AcrR family transcriptional regulator, translating into MTVKDQKRGRPKSGSSQLSAEKILDTAKSMMRESGKVPSIRGLATELGVDAMAIYHYFKNKNDLLESITVSLVGEVAEPEQNQAWQENLYQLSVSYLSVLNDYRGLLETLLTMKSLGPVEMFSERFEAVLSPLELTSEQTEDALHLLVDYLHGYALALNCNPDRTEITIEMVSKPLGLYCLGIEQLKLH; encoded by the coding sequence ATGACTGTCAAGGATCAAAAGCGAGGTCGACCAAAGAGTGGATCAAGCCAACTCAGTGCAGAGAAGATCTTAGATACGGCCAAAAGTATGATGCGCGAAAGTGGCAAAGTACCGAGTATTCGAGGGTTAGCGACAGAGCTCGGCGTGGATGCGATGGCGATATATCATTACTTCAAGAATAAAAATGATCTCTTAGAGTCGATCACTGTGTCGTTGGTAGGAGAAGTTGCAGAGCCTGAACAAAACCAAGCGTGGCAAGAGAACCTTTATCAACTGAGTGTGAGTTATCTGTCGGTGTTGAATGATTATCGTGGGTTGCTCGAAACCCTGCTGACGATGAAATCTCTTGGACCTGTCGAGATGTTTAGTGAGCGCTTTGAAGCGGTGTTGAGTCCTTTGGAGCTAACATCAGAACAAACGGAAGACGCCCTTCATTTGCTGGTGGACTATCTACATGGTTACGCGCTAGCACTGAACTGTAATCCAGATAGAACGGAGATTACCATTGAGATGGTGAGTAAGCCGTTGGGCCTGTATTGCTTGGGTATTGAACAGCTAAAATTGCACTGA